DNA from Homo sapiens chromosome 1, GRCh38.p14 Primary Assembly:
TTCCTGTGTAAGCCACAGAATCAATACCCTGACCTCTCCTTCAATAACAAAGCCCTTTGGGATAACCTAAGTACAAACATCATCCTTGAATAATACAGAGGCATCTTTCCAAAGGATATGGCCAGCACTTATCATTGGGCATGTCTTAGGGTCAATCCCATATGGGATGATCTCGAGTCAGATGGAAGAGCTATTTACAAGCTCTCAGGTGCTATGATATGCTGATGAAATGACTACATGCATATCCTTGCTCTAAGCACTGATAAAAGATACAAACATCACATCCAGACAAAATATTCAATCTCGTTTCAGAGATACATCACATAAAGCAAAACACAGGTAAAGCAAGGAGTAGTCTGTTCAAAGTAGAGTTAACTGACCAAGTCAGCTGTACAGGATTTATTCTCTGAAAAAGCAAAGCAGTTggatgggcacagtggttcacgcttgtaattctagcactttgggaggcctagacaggaggatcacttgaggccaggagtttaagaagaccctggccaacataatgagactccaactttacaaaaaaatttaaaattacctgggcatgatggtgtgtgcctgtagttctagcagGAGTTGAAAGCTGCAGTAAGCCCTGatttgcaccacagcactccagtctggatgacagagcaggaccttgtctcaaaaaaaggaggaggtgggggaagaaaagaaaaacttgtagAAATAGAATAGGGTCACATCACACAGGTCCTTGAATGCGAAGGGTAAGAGTTTTGGCTTTATCATGAATCAGTGAAAGCCTTTGAGAAGACTTCTTCAATGGTAGCATGACTATTTACATTTTCATCCAAACTGGGACACAATTGAGATCGAAAAGAAGGTTTATGATAATATATGTCGAGACAAAAGGTATAATCCCAAACTGTTGCTGGCAAACTGGGATGTTTGGTCACTCTATTAAGGTCACGGGCAATTATTTCTAGAACAGTTCTAATGAAGAAGAGCTAGAGAGAGAAACTAAGAAGGTGAAAGGCAGAGAAACAGCTAAGAAAATATGTACACACAGAGtcactataaaatatatgatgtgtgtgtatgtttatataaacacacacatttagtGTATATATTATTTGGATACCTcaatacacatgcacaaacatatttatattttgcaaCTACTTGTGAACTAGCTTCACTCTTCCCCTTGTGACCTAGATATCACTAATGCATTATATTGGTCCAGGCTCTGGAGAATTTTAGATGCTCCCCCAGTATTTCTACCACTGACAGGAAAGAGAGGGTTTTTCCTCACATGTTTATTCTGGCTTTAGTACACCTTTTTCTAATTCATGAATTAGTTTTATGTTGGAAAAGCTCACCATATTGTTGTACACAAACTTGAACCAGAGAGGAACTCTTGCCCCTTCCCTTCATCTACTGAAAGTAGAGGGAAAGAAAACACTTTTCAAGCAGAGACAATAGGGGGAAACCTAGGAGGAGGGAGCTGCTGAGGTGCAAAAGCTTCTAGAGGCTCTCCCACCATTTCTTGGACAGTGTCCTGCACCTCAGGCCTGGCCTTCCGCCAAGTCCCCCTCTCCCCTTCCATCTCCCCATGTGTGCCCTTACCTCCTTCCCAACAAAGGGTCCTTGGAAATTCCGGGATTTTTCACTCTACGTGGAGCGATGTAGAGTTCTAGAGTTCTACTCCACACAAATCCCTTCCCTATTCACATTCACAGTCATTCCTACTTCATAGTCAAAGACATCAATATACTTAGCAGAACAAAGGGGTCTTAAAcactaaaaaaggaaacaatcgacaaaaaccaaacaaccccaaaTCCCAGATTtataccccaccccaccccccatctTGGAAAGCAGCTATGACTTCAAAATACCTATTCGTTTATTGACGCATATGTAGGCATCACATTTTTTAAGGGTCTATCATGTCACGGACCTTCTACCAGACTTTTTCCTTATATTATTTTACTGGCTGGCTCAATACCCTGTGAGATATCTGTATCACTATCTGTACTTTTAAACTGAGGaagaaacaagaacaacaaacTGAAAAGGAGTCAAGTTAAGTAATTTTCACAAGTATACACAGCTACTAGGTGGCAGAACCAGGGCAGTTTTCTAGCCTGTCTGACTGCAAGCTCTTAAATATAATGGAATGCATCAGgggtcagcattttttttttttttaaaactctaagagattaaatgttttaggctttggGAACCATAGCATCTCTATCCCAGTTACTCAGCTCTCCATTTTAGTGTGAAAAGTACCACAGAcacaatcaataaaataataaatgtggctCATTATCTAAgtcagagaaataaaactttatgaagcctgaaatttgaatttaatataatttttatatgttgtaaaatattttcctcttttgctttcttttctcaacAATTTAAACGCATTAAAAACCTTGGAGGCTATCCAAATCAGACAGCAGGCAGATTTGGGCTGCAGACAGAAGTTAGCTGACCCCCAGTAGCCTGGAGGATTATTTAGACTTAAGAGGGAAAATGTGAAAGAATCTCTGAATTACAGTCCAAACTCAGCTGCCAGAAGCCAATGAGTTCCATGGGCaacaagaaagaacaaaggaatTGCAGGCCAGTGTGCAAAAACGAGAACTAAAAAGCGGTCAAGGCTGGGATTTACCAGGAAGAATGGGGCAGAAGGTCCTGTATAAACTGTCCCCACCCTTTGTTTCTAAGCAGCCCTACTCCTATCTAGCAGCAGGTGCCCTCagcctggggagggaggcaggtgagGAGCTGCTAGTCACCACCTATCACAGGACCCACGTGGGTATCAGGGGGCAAGTCCTCTCATGCCCAGGCCCTGTCTCACCACAGGAGGCAGAAACCCAGGCTGGGATAAAAGGGCTCAGGGCCAGAGCACCCCATTCACTCACTTCCTGAGGTGCCGAAGGACCCTGTGCTGCCTGTGACTTTGGTATGTGTCCTCTGGGAACAGAAGCAGGGGATTCCACAGAGGGATGCTCAGATCAGGTTAGGAGGAGTGGTGGGCAGGGCTTCCATGGGGGAGGAGACTGGTAACAACTGGGACAGAAAGAATAACTGGTTGGCTGTGCCTTTGGGCTCCAAAAAAAACTGCTGTAGGGTGGAGCAGTCCTCTCAGGATGGGAAACCTTAAAGCACAGAGACCTGGGGCACTCTGACAGACCACAGGAAGGAAGCCCACCTCTGAAAATACAACCTTGTCCCTGTCTGCAAGGAAGAGCTGGAGCCATGGACAGGGGACCAGAGGCTCCTTTGGGCTTATGGAACCGACACTTTTATGGGTCTGGGATTTGTTCACAAATTTCCCAGGTTGATTAGGACACACCAAACCTGAGACTCACCATGCCCACCCATCAGCCTGAGCAGGTGGTAAGCTGAGGAAATCTGAGCTCCAGCCTAAGATCAGGAGGCCAGGGTTCAAATTCCAGGGCTGCAGGAATTTATGGGTTTGTCTGTCTCTGCTTCAACAAAGTAAGTTTACTGAGCCAGTAATATCCAAGATCTTTTGTAGTATGGATATTGCAGAGTAAAACTACCTTGCAAGTTACAAAAGGTAGtgattactttttctctttaagaaataattttccctAAATGACCTATAAATCATATAATTTCAGGGTGTGAAGACATATTTGGAATAATTTCCTCCTTCACTTATAACACTTTGGACTGTCAGATGCATTTTGTAATATTGTTTGGTCTTAGTTTACAATTTTGTGTAGCAGATAACACACAAGGGTATCCTGAGCTTGCAAAGAGATGATGAGAGAATTTGGGGAAAGTATTGGAAGTGAAACTACTGGACATGATGTTTCCATAATTACAAGTCATGCTAAGAGTGTCAGAGGGGCAGAGGTGGCCTCTGCCTAGGTCTGATTTTCTGTCTGACTCTCCCTCAGCTCCTAAGTACCTACTGCCGAGATGTCCTGCCAGCAGAGCCAGCAGCAGTGCCAGCCCCCTCCCAAGTGCACTCCCAAGTGCCCTCCCAAGTGTCCCACCCCCAAATGCCCTCCAAAGTGTCCCCCTAAGTGCCCTCCAGTCTCTTCCTGCTGCAGTGTCAGCTCCGGAGGCTGCTGTGGCTCCAGCTCTGGGGGCAGCTGTGGCTCCAGCTCTGGGGGCTGCTGCAGCTCTGGGGGAGGTGGCTGCTGCCTGAGCCACCACAGGCACCACAGGTCCCACCGTCACAGACCCCAGAGCTCTGACTGCTGCAGCCAGCCCTCAGGGGGCTCCAGCTGCTGTGGAGGGGGCAGCGGCCAGCACTCTGGAGGCTGCTGCTGAAGTGGACCTTGACTTCCTCTTCCTTCTGATTCTGCCTGAATAGCTGAGAGGTTCCAGCAAAAGCTTGAAGTCTTGCCTGGAGAATCCCTCTGCTCTGGTGTCAGGAAACCCAAAATCTTTCTCCTTAATGGCATTTAGAGACTTTCTTCTGCAGATCCATGGCTGCCCTGGGAACTCCAAAGCACACACCTACTTCCTCCCCAGCTCACGCTGCTGTATTCTGTGCTGCCtgaactgaagaaataaaatccagaaTCTGCCCCCCAACTTGCTACCAGCCTGCTTGATTTTCCTGTTTGTGTCATCCTTGTTCTGCTCCCCTGTGTCTGCTGGTGGCTGCTGAGGCCTTGGTGGACAGAGGATGGGGAAAGGGGTCAGGAGGAAAAAGCTTGCATTtctgtgtgttttgtgttttttcttctttcggtgttttccttttaaaccaaGGGACTGAAATAGcattgagaaatatttttctttcaaattctggTTCCTTTCACCTATGTAACCGCATCCCTCAGGCATGGCCAGGAGGCCGACTTCATCCTCCTTCCCACTATCACCTCTTCATTCTTGTGTTCCTCGTTCCCCACTCCTTCCACTAACAATCTCCCTGGACTCCTCCTCCATACTGTATGTgcatgcattcacacacacatatgtacatgcacATAGATGAGATGAATCTgcattgtaaaaaaattaaatcacatttAGTGCTGTATAATTTGCatgcaataaaattcaataaaattaaatgtaaaattaaatgagttttgtcaaatatttatagCTGCATAACTATAATTGCAATAACACACCAAAAATGTAGTTAATTTATTGAGAAGATTTTCAAAATAACACAAAATCtagaatacataaatgaaaatgtgGATACAGTTAAccacattaaaatgaaattctaagtATCAGATAGTACCACTAAAAGCAAGGAAGGGTAAAAAATTAACTTGGGAAAATTATAATATATGTGATAGGGAGATGACTCATATTGGTAAGAAACATAGAGTTCATAAAAACTGAGTAAATAAATGTTCCTATAAAAGTTTTGGCAGAATTCATATTTCATTCACAAATAATTAATGAAGAAAACCAATAACTTctgaaattagattttaaaagcaatttaatCTCATTAATAAAAAGAGCATAGCTCATCTTTTGGGGatgagaactcattattggtTCACAAGCTTTCTGTGAGCATTTTAGCTTACAAAACATTGTTGTTGAAGCTATGTGGAAATGATCACTTACTCTTTGTAATTTAGAATGCTAACTGGCATAACAATTCATGCAACAGATTTATTTGgtgattaatttattcatttaccaaTACTTATTGGATTTCTAGTATTAGGCAAATGaggcaaaatataataataaaaaatagatatttaagaGTGTTCACTGCTGAAGTGACATCAGATGATGACATAAGATGGTAAATAAGGAACCTCCAGGCTCTAGCTCACTTCAGAGACATTGGACAATGATATAAAGACAAAAACAGCTTTCcgaaaactttaaaaacaaagtaagaaGCTTCAGCAACAAAGCAAAGTTTTAATAAAGAAAGTAACCATACTCAAATGGCAGGAAATTTTGTGGTGCTTTTGCTCACCCCTACCCCATCCCATCTTACGCATAATGTGGTGTGGTCAGAGGAGGCTGCGCAATTTCTCAGCCTTTCTTACAGATGGAAGGAAAAGAGTGGAACTTGCATGCAAGATTGTGGGTTGTGTGAGGACTGTGTGAGGAACTGGTTTTTGTCTCACCTGAGTTTAGAGCACCAATGAGTCAGTGGCATATTCTGGATATTCGGTTGAAGGCTGCTGAAAGCAGAGGCTGCACTGTGGCATGAAACAGCTGCAAGGGGACTGCAGACTTGCAAGTGCCTAAAGACAAGAGATTAGCAGCAGAGGAAAATCATAGGCAAAGTCTCCAAGAAGAAGCAAGAGTAAGACTCTGAAAAATGTAGACATTTAAAAGCAGTCAGGGAACTGAAACAAAAGtgtctgtgcacacacacaaacacaaacacaagcaCGAACACTTGCTCAGGGAAGGTGCATCCCCAGAAAAGGTTTGAGAGGACTCTTGAGCCTTCACACTACACTGAAGGTTTTCCACAGCACAGAGCCAGCTCCCAAAGATGGAGAGACATGGCTGTTTTTGCAAACatctaattttcaacaaaaaagaaacacaaggcATGTAAAGAGACAGAGGATTGACCTAtttacagaaacaaaatatatctCTAGAAACTGACTTTAAAGAAACACAAGCCACTGAATTCCTTGAAGAAGCTTTAAAACAATTGTCTTAAATGCTCAAAGAATTAAAGGAGAACACACAGAGACaactaataaaattaagaaaattatgtattaacaaataaaaatatcaacagatagaaattatttttacaaaaactcacaaagaagttctggggctgaagaatacaataacttaatagaaaaattatttagagAAGTTCAACAGCAGAGTCaaagaggcagaagaaagaatcagcaaatttGAAGAcaagttatttgaaattattgaatttgaggaggaaaatgaaaataaagcgaAAAAACCTGAGActtattagacaaaatagactttaactCAAAGACTGTTACAAAAGACAAataaggacattacataatgataaaaggaataATTTAACAAGAATATAGAACCattataaacacacatgtgccTCAAATCAGAGCTCCAACATATACGAAGCAAATATTGACTGAGTTAAAGGGAGAAATGGAGAGGTCTTTAATAATAGTAAGAGACTTCATATTCCACTTTCAGTAATAGGTAGAACAACCATACAGAATATCAATAAGTATACAGAGGACATGGAATACACTATACATCAATTGGACCAAAAGACATATGCAGAACATTCCACCTGGGATTAGCAGAGTACACATTTATCTCAAATACACATGCAACATTCTCCCGGATAGGCCTCATACGGAAgcccacaaaacaagtcttaataaatgttaaaatactgaaactagacaaatatctttttccaacTACAATGGAATAAGACTAGAATTCAGTAgcaaaaggaaaactggaaaatccacaaatatgtggaaattaaacaacacactcttatACAACCAATGGGTCAGAGTAAAAATTACAAAGGAAGTTATAACATatcttgagaaaatgaaaatgagaacacagcataccaaaatttATGAGATGCAAAGAAAGCAGTGCTAGGAGAGGAATTTATACCTATAAACtcttacattaaaaagaaaaaaaatctcaaatcagtAACCTAGTTTTACACCTTAAGACttaagaaaccaaaagaaaattaaaaaaataaaacaaacaaacaaacaacaacaacaaaaaaaaaaaccgtcTGCATCAAAGCTAGTAGAaggaatgaggaaataaaaaaagattaggacagaaataaatgaagtgaaaactagaaaaatcaatagtgaaaatcaacaaaaccaaaagtttgttctttgagAAGACCACAAAAACTGATAAACTTTTCACTagcttgaagaagaaaaaagagaagaatcaaagaactaaaataaaaatgagagggAAGGCATTACAACtaacttatagaaataaaaaattataggagAATACCATGAACAATTGTATGctaaattggataacctagatgaaatggatagaTCCCTAGAAACAAATCTGAAAAGACCTATAACTAGCAAAGATCAAAACTCTGCCAACAGAATAAAGTGCAGGACCAGACAGCTTCACTCattaattctaccaaacatttgaagaGAAATCAACACAAATCTTACTCAAtgcttccaaaaaattgaagaaatgagGACATTTATGAATTCGTTctctgaggccagcattatcctgatgcCAAAGCCAGAAAACTACATAACAATATCTCTGATGATATTGAGggatgataaaaatcctcaacagcatatcaaaaggATTATACACCTTGACTAATTGTGAATTATTCCTCAAATAGCCAAACCaatgctgaagaagaaaaatatagttAGAGTCACATACTTCCTGACTTTAAAACTTATCACAGACAGacatagtggtgcatacctgtagtctcggccactcaggaggcagaggatagaggatcccttgatcccaggagttctagacaagcctgagcaacatagtgagaccttgtctctaaaaaaaaataaaagtaaattaacaCAATTTATTACAACAAAGCAACCATAATGAAAATAATGTGttattggcataaagatagacatataggtcaatgaaatagaatagaagaGTAGCAgagaaacttaaaataaataaaccttcatatatatggtcaaattattctttttttgtccaaaaacaggatcttgctatgttgcccaggcaggactcaaactcctggactcaagcaatcctcctgtctcagcctcccgagtagctggagctatAGGCACAAACTATCATGCCTAGCTGATTAAAATGATTCTTGATAAGGGTGCCAATACCactcaatggagaaaggacaatcTTTTCAACAGGTGGTGTTGGGAAATTTAGATATGCACATGCAAAAGCATGAAGCTGGACCCTCAggttacaccatacacaaaaattaactcattaaGGATCAAAGACATAAACATAGAGTTAAAactacaggctgggcgtggtggctaacccctgtaatcccagcactttgggaagccaaggcaggcagatcacaaggtcaagagatagagaccaggctggccaacatggtgaaaccccatctctactaaaaatacaaaaattagctgtgtatggtggtgcatacctgtagtcccagctacttgggaggctgaggcaggagaatcgcttgaacccgggaggtggaggttgcagtgagccaagatcatgcaactgcactccagcctgcacgacagagcaagactccatctcaaaataaataaataaataaataaactacaaaatttcTAAAAGGAAACATAGGAggaaatcttcatgacattggatttgacaatgatttcttaactatgataccaaaagcacaggcaacaaatgtaaaaatagataaattagactaCATAAACATTAGAAATGTATGTGAATCAGTGAACAAAGTCAATACCATGAAAAGGAAATCTTTGTTATGGGAGCAAATATTAGCAAATCGTGTATCTGGTAGTGGGTTGCtatacaaaatatgtaaagaacccCCACAATTAAacaacaagtaaacaaacaaccttattaaaaatggaaaaaaaaacttgaatagacacttatccaaaagaaatttacaaatagccaaaagacacatgaaagtATGCTCAACACCATTCATAAttagattaaattatttaaagtaaaacCCACAGTAAGATATCACTTCAAACCCGAGAGAATGactactataaaaaataaagcaaaacaaaacagaaaataacaagtgttggtgaggatgtggaggaattagaacccttgtgcactgttggtgagcatataaaatggtataattaCTATGAAAAAGagcatggtgattcctcaaaaagttaataGAATTAACATAgggtccagcaattccacttgtgGGTATATACAATACAAAAAGATTGAAAGTAGAGTCTTGACAGGGTACTTGTACACCCACGTTCATAGctttattattcacaatagctaaaaggtggaagcaatccaAGCATTCACTGCTGGATGATTATAGAAGCAAAAGGAGGCATACACATACAATGTGATATTATATGGCCTTAAAAAGGTAAGAAATTTATgcacatgctacaatatgaatgaatcCTAAAGATATGCTAAAtcaaataagccagtcacaaaaagacaaacactgtatgattccacttatgtgagatATGGGGTGTAGTCcatttcatagaaaaagaaagtaaaatggtgattgccaggggctggggagagggagtaAGAGAGAACTGTTGTTTAATGAGCGTAGAGTTTCAGTGTTGCAAGAAGACAAAAATTCTAGAGATTGGCTACACAACGATGTGATGCTATTTAACATTACTAAACTGTGCACTAAAAAAATGATTAAGACAGTAAATTTTGGATTAtgtattttaccaatttttttagGAAAGTATTCACTGCAAAAATTTAGGAGAGTTCAACACAGTTGCAGTATATCAATATATTAACAAtcataacaacaacagcaataaaaatatttttaaaatatactatttaaatAGAATAGAATTTTCTTCTAGACTTTAATAGTATTTTCTCATCACTGTAATTGTTTAAAGGGTTGTAGATatggaaagaacaaaacaaagattacTAACTTAACTTGTTACTGGTTATAgaacacatacaaaaaattattccATTTGAATTATTTCTGGTTAGATCGCAATAGTATTCACTCACATCCCATGAGACGGTGAATTTTTGACTACCTAAAAGAGAAAAACCTTGACAAATAGGAAATTTCAGAAAGTCAGTGCTTTGCTGGACAAGATATCTTATTTGACCTAATAGCTAAGCCATGATATCTCATAGCCAAGATTCAAGTTCCAATCTTCCTAATACAACTATGTTGCTGACTCAACACCTACATCTGAGTTATGTCAGTTGAGAGCTTGGGTGTTGCCCTGCATGAAGACAGAGGCATGGACCAGATGGTATCCCAGCCCTATCATCCTAGATACCAGGAGTTGAACTTCTGAGTAGACCTGCCATTGTGACGACCTGGGAACCAATGTCCTGACCACTCCCCCATTACTAAGCCCTTTGGAACAATCTGAGCAGGAGAACAAATGTCATACCCAGGAGGGATGGTGTCAGACCTCTCAGGGTGATGTGGCCCACACACCTCACTGAGCCTGTCTCAGAGTGTGTCTCCTATGA
Protein-coding regions in this window:
- the LCE1E gene encoding late cornified envelope protein 1E; translation: MSCQQSQQQCQPPPKCTPKCPPKCPTPKCPPKCPPKCPPVSSCCSVSSGGCCGSSSGGSCGSSSGGCCSSGGGGCCLSHHRHHRSHRHRPQSSDCCSQPSGGSSCCGGGSGQHSGGCC